The proteins below come from a single Necator americanus strain Aroian chromosome V, whole genome shotgun sequence genomic window:
- a CDS encoding hypothetical protein (NECATOR_CHRV.G19415.T2): MSEEIYSSRDKRDAIILCSEFLKILITIFVGGNVARAELCPSDPFDDDDYGTKLMTEEIRRVFLSMHNNYRSVIARGEGVMKGGVQACPAAQMRRMEYDCDLEQHAGLRACIDPRFPRNRILYKNLSIAPATAARQAVETWYKEIESGTMLQDHNQENIYQENLNIPHFAKIVWDTNVYLGCSVTKCSSLKALAVVCSYDPSTFAVGQPIYEINLTCSRCKEVCDADGLCPSNWTSSTGTNKKA, translated from the exons ATGTCGGAAGAAATCTATTCCTCTAGAGACAAGAGAGATGCAATTATTCTCTGCAGTGAGTTCCTCAAG ATTCTCATTACGATCTTCGTTGGTGGCAACGTTGCCAGAG CTGAGTTGTGTCCTTCTGATCCTTTTGATGATGATGACTATGGTACAAAATTGATGACCGAAGAAATAAGAAGGGTGTTTCTGTCCATGCACAACAATTACCG CAGCGTCATAGCTCGTGGTGAGGGGGTGATGAAGGGTGGCGTACAGGCCTGTCCAGCTGCGCAGATGAGGAGAATG GAATATGACTGTGACTTGGAGCAGCACGCAGGTTTGCGTGCCTGCATTGATCCGCGCTTTCCTCGGAACCGAATTCTGTACAAGAACTTAAGTATTGCGCCTGCCACAGCAGCTCGACAG GCTGTTGAAACCTGGTACAAAGAAATCGAATCGGGTACAATGCTGCAAGATCACAaccaagaaaatatttatcaGGAGAATCTTAACATACCACACTTCGCGAAG ATAGTATGGGATACCAATGTGTACCTAGGATGCTCTGTTACGAAGTGTTCTTCCTTGAAAGCATTAGCTGTAGTATGTTCCTACGATCCGAG taCATTTGCTGTTGGACAGCCGATCTACGAAATAAATCTTACATGCAGTCGCTGCAAAGAAGTGTGCGACGCAGATGGACTCTGTCCTTCGAATTGGACTTCTAGCACTGGTACCAACAAAAAAGCATAG
- a CDS encoding hypothetical protein (NECATOR_CHRV.G19416.T1), with amino-acid sequence MTLESCETNPPDFWTKVSNWRNLNPLDFAVWSILERKGCSFKHKPLDLQKRTPEKTFGMENDRAHSQEFSQENGRCDPKEKSFCIFIVDDFSIKLGKVTEEEYRKVWIREPE; translated from the coding sequence ATGACACTGGAGTCGTGTGAGACCAACCCACCGGATTTCTGGACGAAGGTGTCGAACTGGCGCAATCTCAATCCTTTGGATTTTGCTGTCTGGTCGATTCTAGAGCGCAAAGGTTGCTCTTTTAAGCATAAGCCCCTGGATTTGCAGAAAAGAACCCCGGAGAAGACATTTGGCATGGAAAATGATCGCGCGCACTCTCAggaattttctcaagaaaatggACGTTGTGATCCCAAAGAGAAGTCCTTCTGCATATTCATTGTCGATGACTTCAGCATAAAACTAGGGAAGGtgacagaagaggaatacaggaaaGTTTGGATTAGGGAACCGGAATGA
- a CDS encoding hypothetical protein (NECATOR_CHRV.G19417.T1), with protein sequence MGKRLAPVLAVCFMSRIEQPVIERLPKMYCRYIDYRFIITSTQSEMDECIRSLNERSQYIKLTREQPKDRWLPYLNAQIKLHNGIASVKCYRKERSKNILTNAKSAHPNGMKKAIIRNMVRTATAMCTGDREREESLKLATSIASSNGYSRLKSITQSRTANNTVRIPREGRIPLCIILRL encoded by the coding sequence ATGGGCAAAAGGCTCGCTCCAGTTCTTGCCGTTTGCTTTATGAGCAGAATAGAACAACCAGTGATAGAACGTCTTCCAAAGATGTACTGCCGTTATATCGATTATCGCTTCATTATAACATCAACgcaatccgaaatggacgaatgcATTAGAAGTCTGAATGAACGAtcgcagtacataaaactcactcgagaacaaccaaaagatCGTTGGCTGCCTTATTTGAATGCTCAGATAAAACTACACAATGGCATTGCAAGTGTGAAATGTTATCGCAAGGAACGCTCGAAAAACATACTGACAAATGCAAAGTCAGCCCATCCTAatggcatgaaaaaggcaattatccgaaatatggtcagaacagcaacagcaatgtgcacaggggatagagaacgggaagaatcactaaaactagccacaagcatagctagttcaaacggttACTCGAGATTGAAATCTATCACCCAATCTCGAACTGCGAACAACACagtgaggatcccacgtgaaggtagaattcctttgtgcatcATCCTCcgtctctga
- a CDS encoding hypothetical protein (NECATOR_CHRV.G19415.T3), whose translation MIKRKALRKDHQQYVCIKCRKKSIPLETREMQLFSAILITIFVGGNVARGKRRSRKAELCPSDPFDDDDYGTKLMTEEIRRVFLSMHNNYRSVIARGEGVMKGGVQACPAAQMRRMEYDCDLEQHAGLRACIDPRFPRNRILYKNLSIAPATAARQAVETWYKEIESGTMLQDHNQENIYQENLNIPHFAKIVWDTNVYLGCSVTKCSSLKALAVVCSYDPSTFAVGQPIYEINLTCSRCKEVCDADGLCPSNWTSSTGTNKKA comes from the exons ATGATAAAACGAAAAGCACTTCGTAAAGACCATCAACAGTACGTCTGTATAAAATGTCGGAAGAAATCTATTCCTCTAGAGACAAGAGAGATGCAATTATTCTCTGCA ATTCTCATTACGATCTTCGTTGGTGGCAACGTTGCCAGAG gcaagcggaggagtcgtaaag CTGAGTTGTGTCCTTCTGATCCTTTTGATGATGATGACTATGGTACAAAATTGATGACCGAAGAAATAAGAAGGGTGTTTCTGTCCATGCACAACAATTACCG CAGCGTCATAGCTCGTGGTGAGGGGGTGATGAAGGGTGGCGTACAGGCCTGTCCAGCTGCGCAGATGAGGAGAATG GAATATGACTGTGACTTGGAGCAGCACGCAGGTTTGCGTGCCTGCATTGATCCGCGCTTTCCTCGGAACCGAATTCTGTACAAGAACTTAAGTATTGCGCCTGCCACAGCAGCTCGACAG GCTGTTGAAACCTGGTACAAAGAAATCGAATCGGGTACAATGCTGCAAGATCACAaccaagaaaatatttatcaGGAGAATCTTAACATACCACACTTCGCGAAG ATAGTATGGGATACCAATGTGTACCTAGGATGCTCTGTTACGAAGTGTTCTTCCTTGAAAGCATTAGCTGTAGTATGTTCCTACGATCCGAG taCATTTGCTGTTGGACAGCCGATCTACGAAATAAATCTTACATGCAGTCGCTGCAAAGAAGTGTGCGACGCAGATGGACTCTGTCCTTCGAATTGGACTTCTAGCACTGGTACCAACAAAAAAGCATAG
- a CDS encoding hypothetical protein (NECATOR_CHRV.G19415.T1), with amino-acid sequence MIKRKALRKDHQQYVCIKCRKKSIPLETREMQLFSAILITIFVGGNVARAELCPSDPFDDDDYGTKLMTEEIRRVFLSMHNNYRSVIARGEGVMKGGVQACPAAQMRRMEYDCDLEQHAGLRACIDPRFPRNRILYKNLSIAPATAARQAVETWYKEIESGTMLQDHNQENIYQENLNIPHFAKIVWDTNVYLGCSVTKCSSLKALAVVCSYDPSTFAVGQPIYEINLTCSRCKEVCDADGLCPSNWTSSTGTNKKA; translated from the exons ATGATAAAACGAAAAGCACTTCGTAAAGACCATCAACAGTACGTCTGTATAAAATGTCGGAAGAAATCTATTCCTCTAGAGACAAGAGAGATGCAATTATTCTCTGCA ATTCTCATTACGATCTTCGTTGGTGGCAACGTTGCCAGAG CTGAGTTGTGTCCTTCTGATCCTTTTGATGATGATGACTATGGTACAAAATTGATGACCGAAGAAATAAGAAGGGTGTTTCTGTCCATGCACAACAATTACCG CAGCGTCATAGCTCGTGGTGAGGGGGTGATGAAGGGTGGCGTACAGGCCTGTCCAGCTGCGCAGATGAGGAGAATG GAATATGACTGTGACTTGGAGCAGCACGCAGGTTTGCGTGCCTGCATTGATCCGCGCTTTCCTCGGAACCGAATTCTGTACAAGAACTTAAGTATTGCGCCTGCCACAGCAGCTCGACAG GCTGTTGAAACCTGGTACAAAGAAATCGAATCGGGTACAATGCTGCAAGATCACAaccaagaaaatatttatcaGGAGAATCTTAACATACCACACTTCGCGAAG ATAGTATGGGATACCAATGTGTACCTAGGATGCTCTGTTACGAAGTGTTCTTCCTTGAAAGCATTAGCTGTAGTATGTTCCTACGATCCGAG taCATTTGCTGTTGGACAGCCGATCTACGAAATAAATCTTACATGCAGTCGCTGCAAAGAAGTGTGCGACGCAGATGGACTCTGTCCTTCGAATTGGACTTCTAGCACTGGTACCAACAAAAAAGCATAG